Genomic DNA from Desulfonatronum thioautotrophicum:
CGGTGCCACATGCGTCTTGGCCAGCCGGGCAAAGCGGCACACCTCGTTGATCACCCGGTAACCGAAATGCATGTTGAACTCTTTCAACATATCCGACAACTCGGACAGGCCATGAACGACATCGGGGCACTCATCCTTGCATGTCTGATAATCCCTGCTGGAACTGAACGGCTCCTCACCGGCAAGCGGGAGAAGGTCAAGCAGGGTTTCGCGCTCAAAGCGAAATGAGCTTTGGGCAAGGGGTTTCTCTTTTGGACGCTCAAAAAGAACCTCGTTGAACTCAATGACGTTGGCCCGGTCCAGCACCTTTGGGCTGAACATGTAGGTGGACTCATCGACGTTCACGGTCCCGGTGAAAAAGACATTGGTCGGGATATGCAGGCGACCGGGGACAGGAAGCCCATCATGGGTCAGGGCCTCGGGGCGATCATGGAGCACCAACGGTTCACCTAGTGGGTTATCCGGAGTCCGGCTCTCCATGATGCTCAGAAAGTCCGAAAAATAATGCTCCACCTTGGCCAGGTTCATCTCATCCAGAATCACGAAATGCGGCACATCCGGATTGTCCCTGGCAGCCAGCAGCATTCGCAGCACCGGCGGCGCACTGTATTTCTCGTCCAGGATGTTGAAGAAGCCCAGCAAACCCTTGTTGTCCAACCAGTCCGGACGCACCGGGACAAACGCCGTGCATTTGCCTCTCTCACCCTCGTCCCTTTTCTGATGCACATACCCGGCAAAGAGCTGCGCGATCTTCGTCTTCCCGGTCCCGGATATGCCCGTCAGGATCACGAAAGGCTTGGTCA
This window encodes:
- a CDS encoding McrB family protein; this translates as MAIRLGTKKGTYSMSLNPANLYDHYTLKGFTFSHEIITRYVLSLMTKPFVILTGISGTGKTKIAQLFAGYVHQKRDEGERGKCTAFVPVRPDWLDNKGLLGFFNILDEKYSAPPVLRMLLAARDNPDVPHFVILDEMNLAKVEHYFSDFLSIMESRTPDNPLGEPLVLHDRPEALTHDGLPVPGRLHIPTNVFFTGTVNVDESTYMFSPKVLDRANVIEFNEVLFERPKEKPLAQSSFRFERETLLDLLPLAGEEPFSSSRDYQTCKDECPDVVHGLSELSDMLKEFNMHFGYRVINEVCRFARLAKTHVAPFDPITVLDIQLVQKILPKFHGTQARLEEPLGRMLEFAQAGAGGDQTEQVRLPRTARKVSAMLRTLNVQGYADFIE